A genomic window from Salvelinus namaycush isolate Seneca chromosome 5, SaNama_1.0, whole genome shotgun sequence includes:
- the si:dkey-26c10.5 gene encoding CD209 antigen-like protein E gives MEMQEIPREEERVVEVDESQRMLETSVEEAESTIYSKLKSPSEDIYAEATPGQPSARYRPGSGGNAKLPDEANTKLSVQVKEQQEKDLQVLGNVGLYRAVCLLLSVICLVLLLVIIILCVKFPSQPQDCHGTEKGIEAKEERFQSTEVCSLQTCQAQYFQQQSQVPACHMCDEGWLHFESSCYFLSRDRMNWDESRDECKKRGADLAIITNKTVQTFLTKKGNLMYWIGLRQRTRNWVWVNNTALGQSYWSGSNRQGDCGLLTGKEPPERSWSSASCDQYSFYICQRVR, from the exons ATGGAGATGCAAGAAATCCCCcgagaggaggaaagagtggtGGAAGTGGACGAGAGTCAGAGAATGCTGGAGACCTCAG TCGAGGAAGCTGAATCTACAATCTATTCCAAACTGAAGAGTCCATCGGAGGACATTTATGCTGAAGCTACTCCTGGCCAGCCCTCTGCCAGATACAGACCAG GAAGTGGAGGGAATGCCAAATTACCAGATGAGGCAAACACAAAGTTATCGGTTCAAGTGAAGGAACAGCAAGAGAAAG ACCTGCAGGTCCTGGGGAACGTTGGTCTGTACCGCGCAGTGTGTTTACTACTGTCTGTCATCTGTCTGGTTCTACTGCTCGTCATCATCATCCTCTGTGTCAAAT TTCCATCCCAGCCTCAGGACTGTCATGGAACTGAAAAAGGGATTGAGGCTAAAGAGGAGAGGTTCCAGTCCACTGAGGTGTGCAGCCTTCAGACATGCCAAGCACAATACTTCCAACAACAGAGCCAGG TCCCTGCCTGCCACATGTGTGATGAAGGCTGGCTGCACTTTGAGAGCTCCTGCTACTTCCTCTCCAGAGACAGAATGAACTGGGACGAGAGCAGGGACGAGTGTAAGAAGAGAGGGGCAGATCTGGCCATCATAACAAACAAAACAGTGCAG ACCTTTCTAACGAAGAAGGGAAACCTGATGTACTGGATCGGCCTGAGACAGAGAACCAGGAACTGGGTTTGGGTCAACAACACTGCACTGGGACAGAG TTACTGGTCAGGATCCAACAGACAAGGGGATTGTGGGTTACTGACAGGAAAGGAACCTCCTGAGAGAAGCTGGAGCTCCGCATCATGTGACCAGTACAGCTTCTACATCTGCCAGAGGGTGCGCTAA
- the LOC120048698 gene encoding gamma-aminobutyric acid receptor-associated protein-like 1, translating to MDSQYQRSVPLEVRRAEGERVRAKHPDKIPIIVERATRSRAPDLDKKKYLVPSDLTVGQLCFLIRQRVSMRPEEALFFFVNNSLPPSSSPLSAVYEEHHEEDLFLYMTYSNESVYGA from the exons aTGGACAGTCAGTACCAGCGCTCTGTACCACTGGAGGTGAGGAGGGCAGAGGGTGAGAGGGTGCGAGCCAAGCATCCCGACAAGATACCG ATCATTGTGGAGAGGGCTACCAGGTCGAGAGCTCCTGACCTGGACAAGAAGAAGTACCTTGTGCCCTCTGACCTCACAG tGGGTCAACTGTGCTTCCTGATCCGACAGCGTGTGTCTATGAGGCCTGAGGAGGCTCTCTTCTTTTTCGTCAACAACTCCCTTCCCCCATCcagttctcctctctctgctgtctatgag GAGCACCATGAAGAGGACCTGTTCCTATACATGACCTACAGTAACGAGAGCGTCTACGGTGCCTAA